The DNA sequence CTTCAAGGTCGGCTTCGCGCAGATCCATGCGGGGGTCGAGGTCACCGAACGACTCAGCGACTGTTTCGACACGCTCCCAGAACACGCGGGTGGGGGCGTAGAGAGCGCGGGCCGCGTCGTCGTCGCCAGCGATATACGCGGCAGCGAAGTCTTCCGTGCCCACGACGAGGTTCTCGATCTGGTCCTTGACGTAACTCTTGTAGTTGGCGTTCGCCGCGGCCACCTGTTCGGCGGTGTCACCGCTGAACGACAGGTCTGCGCCAGAATCGGTCACAGTGAACGCGGCCGTGCCAACTCCCTCGCCGATCATGCCCGGCTTGCAGACCGTGAAGTAGTCACCGGGTTGGGCGAGCACGACGAGATCGCGACTGATGCCTGGCCCAATGTTCTCGACCTCGCCGACGATGCGCAGGCCGTCATCGGCCAGCAAGTAGAACTCGGTGACCTGGTCGCCGGAGTTCGTGACAGAGAATACGAGGTTGCCGCTTGGCGCTTCAGTCGCGCTCACTACGCAGTCCGTGGCGCTGCTGTCGACGGTGATGGTGCCGCCGGCTGTGGCGTCAGTGTTGTTAGGAACGCAGCCAGTGAGGGTGAGAGCAGCGACAGTTGCCACGGCAGCGAATCCGTAGCGGGTGGGGCGGGTGGTCATCAGGCTCCTTGAGTGCTGAGTTGTGCTTCGGGCAGCAGTGGCTTATCAGCACGCTTGTTGCCGCGAACAGTGCGGATGAAGATTGTCATGATGCTGCCGACGTAGGCGAGCCACACAGCGGCTTCGAGCCAGGTCGTGGCTGGAGAGAAGTTGAGAGTGCCTTTGAGCAACGTGCCGTACCAGCTGTCGGGCGGGATGACCGCACTCACATCGAAGGCGAGAGCGTGCAGGCCCGGCAGTACGCCGGCCTCCTGCAGGTCATGCACGCCATACGAGAGCACGCCGGCGGCCACGATGATGAGGATTGCGCCCGTCCAAGTAAAGAAGCGAGTGAGGTTGATGCTGACGACACCGCGATAAATGAGATAGCCGAGCACAATCGAGGCAGCGATGCCGAGCGCTGCGCCCGTCAGAGGGAGAGCAGTCGAACCACTCGCCTGTACTGCTGCCCAAATGAAGAGGGCCGTTTCGATACCTTCGCGACCAACCGCGAGGAACGCAACGAGAACGAGGCCCCAGCCGGCACCCGTGAGGTGCGAGTCAACCTCGCTGCGGAGTTCGCGACCGAGGCCGCGTGCTGCGCGCAGCATCCAGAAAATCATCCAGGTGACAAAGGCGGTGGCAACGATAGAGAGGATGCCGCCGATGAGTTCTTGAGCTTGGAACGACAGGCCGTAGGCGCCGAAGGTGAGACTCGCACCGAGGCCGAGCGATAGCACGACGGCGATGGCCACTCCGAGCCAAATGCGGGGGAGGACATCGGTACGATCGATCTTGCGAACATAGGCGATCAAAATGCCAACAACGAGCGCAGCTTCGAGGC is a window from the Salinibacterium sp. NK8237 genome containing:
- the efeO gene encoding iron uptake system protein EfeO; amino-acid sequence: MTTRPTRYGFAAVATVAALTLTGCVPNNTDATAGGTITVDSSATDCVVSATEAPSGNLVFSVTNSGDQVTEFYLLADDGLRIVGEVENIGPGISRDLVVLAQPGDYFTVCKPGMIGEGVGTAAFTVTDSGADLSFSGDTAEQVAAANANYKSYVKDQIENLVVGTEDFAAAYIAGDDDAARALYAPTRVFWERVETVAESFGDLDPRMDLREADLEDGQEWTGWHAMEKDLWPADAEAGFEAYDQAKREALASQLVEDTNTLYSNVQDLEFTLDQQTNGAIGLLDEVASGKVTGEEEFWSHTDLWDFQANIDGARVLYDGVRDILVEKDADLAATLDDEFDELQTLLDAQKEGDGFRLYTELSTSEIRAFSDQVNALAEPLSRLTAVLVL
- the efeU gene encoding iron uptake transporter permease EfeU, which gives rise to MLANFLIGLREGLEAALVVGILIAYVRKIDRTDVLPRIWLGVAIAVVLSLGLGASLTFGAYGLSFQAQELIGGILSIVATAFVTWMIFWMLRAARGLGRELRSEVDSHLTGAGWGLVLVAFLAVGREGIETALFIWAAVQASGSTALPLTGAALGIAASIVLGYLIYRGVVSINLTRFFTWTGAILIIVAAGVLSYGVHDLQEAGVLPGLHALAFDVSAVIPPDSWYGTLLKGTLNFSPATTWLEAAVWLAYVGSIMTIFIRTVRGNKRADKPLLPEAQLSTQGA